From the genome of Psychrilyobacter atlanticus DSM 19335, one region includes:
- a CDS encoding MalY/PatB family protein, with protein MVDFNKKIDRNKNDSRKWAGRKSYFGREDILPMWVADMDIEAPNVVIETLKNKANQKIFGYTMENERYIGSLVNWVEKRHGYKLSCDKIAHSPTVVTTLNLLIKALTDEGDKIMIQSPTYPQFVKQIKNNGRELVVNELLKKEGRYVIDFIDFEEKVKCSKVFILCNPHNPSGRVWEREELSKIAEICVRHGVKIISDEIHSDLILEGKHISIASLGKEVENIVYTCLSSTKTFNLAGIQSSFVVFPTIEEKEGFIDELSLIGVHEPNSFCMDMVISAYNNGEEWLEELLNHLRGNIEFAIDYIGENIPQIRVEKPEATYLLWLDLREYGMDNEILKERLVEDGGLALMMGGAFMGDGFARMNIACPRYMLEDGLERLKKAFG; from the coding sequence ATGGTTGATTTTAATAAAAAAATAGATAGAAATAAAAATGATTCAAGAAAATGGGCAGGAAGAAAAAGTTATTTTGGAAGGGAAGATATCCTGCCTATGTGGGTAGCAGATATGGATATAGAAGCTCCTAATGTGGTGATAGAAACTTTAAAAAATAAAGCTAATCAAAAGATATTCGGTTATACAATGGAAAACGAAAGATATATAGGTAGTCTAGTAAACTGGGTCGAAAAAAGACATGGCTATAAATTATCTTGTGATAAAATTGCTCACTCTCCTACTGTAGTGACCACTCTAAATCTATTGATCAAGGCTCTGACTGACGAAGGGGACAAAATAATGATTCAGTCTCCAACTTATCCCCAGTTTGTAAAACAGATTAAAAATAATGGCAGAGAATTAGTTGTAAATGAACTGTTAAAAAAAGAGGGCAGGTATGTAATTGATTTTATAGATTTTGAGGAGAAGGTAAAGTGCTCCAAGGTATTTATATTATGTAACCCTCACAACCCTAGTGGAAGGGTTTGGGAGAGGGAAGAGCTATCAAAAATCGCAGAGATTTGTGTGAGACACGGAGTTAAGATAATCTCCGACGAAATTCATAGTGATCTGATCTTAGAGGGGAAACATATTTCAATAGCCAGTCTAGGTAAGGAAGTGGAAAATATTGTATATACATGCCTTTCTTCTACTAAAACCTTTAATCTGGCTGGAATTCAAAGTTCCTTTGTAGTTTTTCCCACAATAGAGGAAAAAGAAGGTTTTATAGATGAACTTTCACTGATTGGAGTTCATGAACCTAATAGTTTTTGTATGGATATGGTGATATCTGCCTACAATAATGGGGAGGAGTGGTTGGAAGAACTCTTAAATCATCTGAGAGGAAATATAGAATTTGCTATAGATTATATAGGTGAAAACATTCCTCAAATTAGAGTGGAGAAACCAGAGGCTACTTATCTGCTTTGGCTGGACCTGAGAGAATATGGAATGGATAATGAAATATTAAAAGAAAGATTAGTGGAAGATGGAGGATTGGCTCTGATGATGGGGGGCGCTTTTATGGGTGATGGATTTGCAAGGATGAATATAGCCTGCCCTAGATATATGTTAGAGGATGGATTAGAAAGATTGAAGAAGGCTTTTGGATAG
- the pta gene encoding phosphate acetyltransferase, whose amino-acid sequence MGIINQIKEKSKIAQKTIVLPEATDERVLKAAQEIVKEGLAKVVLVGNVETLNAEAAKVGANLEGATIIDPNTFENIDAYVAKLVERRAKKGMTPEKAKEILTTDVNFFGAMMVALGDADGMVSGSDSPTANVLRAGFQVIGPKPGMKTVSSVFIMELKDKVEEYGNILIFGDCAVIPEPNSQQLADIAMGAAETARSVAGIEPKVALMTFSTKGSAKHDSVDVVAEAGKILAESNVDFEFEAELQADAALVAAVGAKKAPESKVAGNANILVFPNLAAGNIGYKLVQRLAGAEAHGPLLQGLAAPINDLSRGCSVSDIVNLTAITSVQAN is encoded by the coding sequence ATGGGAATCATTAATCAAATAAAAGAAAAATCTAAAATCGCACAAAAGACTATCGTTTTACCAGAAGCAACTGATGAAAGAGTATTAAAAGCAGCACAAGAAATCGTAAAAGAGGGATTGGCTAAAGTTGTATTAGTAGGAAACGTAGAAACTTTAAATGCAGAAGCAGCAAAAGTAGGAGCTAACTTAGAGGGAGCTACTATAATAGATCCAAACACTTTTGAAAATATAGATGCTTATGTAGCTAAATTAGTAGAAAGAAGAGCTAAGAAAGGAATGACTCCAGAAAAAGCTAAAGAGATCTTAACTACAGATGTTAACTTCTTTGGTGCTATGATGGTAGCTTTAGGAGATGCAGATGGAATGGTATCTGGATCAGATTCACCTACAGCAAACGTACTTAGAGCTGGATTCCAAGTAATAGGACCTAAGCCAGGAATGAAAACAGTATCATCTGTATTCATCATGGAATTAAAAGATAAAGTTGAAGAGTATGGAAACATCTTAATATTTGGTGACTGTGCAGTAATACCAGAACCTAATTCTCAACAATTAGCTGATATTGCTATGGGTGCAGCTGAAACAGCTAGATCAGTAGCAGGAATTGAGCCAAAGGTAGCATTAATGACATTCTCAACTAAAGGATCAGCTAAACATGATTCAGTAGATGTAGTGGCAGAAGCAGGCAAGATATTAGCTGAAAGTAATGTAGACTTCGAATTTGAAGCTGAATTACAAGCTGATGCAGCATTAGTAGCAGCAGTAGGAGCTAAAAAAGCACCTGAATCAAAAGTAGCAGGAAACGCTAATATCTTAGTATTCCCTAACTTAGCAGCAGGAAATATCGGATATAAATTAGTACAAAGATTAGCAGGAGCAGAAGCTCATGGACCGTTATTACAAGGTTTAGCAGCACCAATCAATGACCTTTCAAGAGGTTGTTCAGTATCTGATATAGTAAACTTAACAGCAATAACATCAGTACAAGCTAACTAA
- a CDS encoding acetate/propionate family kinase gives MKVLVINCGSSSLKYQLINPTTEEVFAIGLCDRIGIHGSKFEYEVPATDFELELEHDMPTHKEALELVLNTLTGEHGVIADIKEVDAVGHRIVHGGEEFTTSVLLDEKVMAGIEANNELAPLHNPANLLGVKTCMELIPGKPNVGVFDTAFHQTMPAKAFMYPLPYADYTELKVRKYGFHGTSHKFVSGLANDLLGNPANSKVIICHLGNGASISAVKDGKSVDTSMGLTPLQGLMMGTRCGDIDPAAALFIKAKRELTDKEIDARMNKQSGILGIFEKSSDCRDLEIARGAGDERAALAIDMMTYRIRAYIASYAAAMGGVDMICFTGGIGENSNLIRSKSLEGLEFMGVELDEAVNSVRKKGSVKLSTETSKVAIYKIQTNEELVIARDTLAIVK, from the coding sequence ATGAAAGTTTTAGTAATTAACTGTGGTAGTTCATCTTTAAAGTACCAACTAATCAACCCAACAACTGAAGAGGTATTCGCAATAGGTCTATGTGACAGAATTGGAATTCACGGATCTAAGTTTGAGTACGAAGTACCAGCTACAGATTTCGAATTAGAATTAGAGCATGATATGCCTACACATAAGGAAGCTTTAGAATTAGTGTTAAACACATTAACAGGAGAGCACGGAGTAATTGCAGATATCAAAGAAGTTGACGCAGTTGGACATAGAATAGTACATGGTGGAGAAGAATTCACAACATCTGTATTATTAGATGAAAAAGTAATGGCAGGGATCGAAGCTAACAACGAATTAGCTCCATTACATAACCCAGCTAACTTATTAGGTGTAAAAACTTGTATGGAACTTATTCCTGGAAAGCCTAATGTAGGAGTATTTGATACAGCATTCCACCAAACTATGCCAGCAAAAGCATTTATGTATCCATTACCATATGCTGACTACACAGAGTTAAAAGTAAGAAAATACGGATTCCACGGAACTTCTCATAAATTCGTTTCTGGATTAGCTAACGATTTATTAGGAAACCCTGCTAACTCAAAAGTAATCATATGTCACTTAGGAAACGGAGCATCTATATCAGCTGTTAAAGATGGTAAATCAGTAGATACTTCAATGGGATTAACTCCATTACAAGGATTAATGATGGGAACTAGATGTGGAGATATCGATCCAGCAGCAGCATTATTTATCAAAGCTAAGAGAGAGTTAACTGATAAAGAAATCGATGCTAGAATGAACAAGCAATCTGGAATCTTAGGAATCTTCGAAAAGTCATCTGACTGTAGAGATCTTGAAATTGCAAGAGGAGCTGGAGATGAAAGAGCAGCATTAGCTATCGATATGATGACTTATAGAATCAGAGCTTATATCGCATCATACGCAGCAGCTATGGGTGGAGTAGACATGATCTGTTTCACAGGTGGAATTGGAGAAAACTCTAACTTAATAAGATCTAAATCTTTAGAAGGATTAGAATTTATGGGTGTAGAATTAGATGAAGCTGTTAACTCAGTAAGAAAGAAAGGATCTGTAAAATTATCTACAGAAACTTCTAAAGTAGCTATCTACAAGATTCAAACAAATGAAGAATTAGTAATCGCTAGAGATACATTAGCAATAGTTAAATAA
- the ftsY gene encoding signal recognition particle-docking protein FtsY codes for MAKEAEEEAKRKEDEESKKKEEKSKKRGFFKSLKERLVKTREGLFGKMKTLFAGRSVIDEEMYEELEDLLIQSDIGMDMTLKIVGELEKEVRKRGIKDPNLVYDVLKDVMEGFLIAEGTELEVDKPGMNIVLVVGVNGVGKTTTIGKLAAKFVKDGKKVVIGAGDTFRAAAIEQLEEWSDRAGADIIKHEQGSDPGAVVFDTLKAAKNRDADIVIIDTAGRLHNKNNLMKELEKINIIIKKHVGEAAYESLLVIDGTTGQNGLNQAKVFNEVTKLSGFVVTKLDGTAKGGIVFAISEELKKPIKFIGVGEGIEDLREFKSKEYIDAIFE; via the coding sequence ATAGCCAAAGAAGCTGAAGAAGAGGCCAAAAGAAAAGAGGATGAAGAATCAAAGAAGAAGGAAGAAAAATCTAAGAAAAGAGGATTTTTTAAATCTTTAAAGGAAAGACTTGTAAAAACCAGAGAAGGGTTGTTTGGAAAGATGAAAACACTTTTTGCTGGTAGAAGTGTTATAGATGAAGAGATGTATGAGGAGTTAGAGGATCTGTTGATTCAATCGGACATCGGTATGGATATGACTCTGAAAATAGTAGGAGAGCTAGAAAAGGAAGTTAGAAAAAGAGGGATCAAAGATCCTAACTTGGTCTATGATGTGTTAAAAGATGTAATGGAAGGGTTCTTGATCGCTGAAGGGACGGAGTTAGAAGTGGATAAACCTGGGATGAATATAGTCTTAGTAGTAGGGGTAAATGGAGTAGGAAAAACAACTACCATTGGAAAATTAGCTGCTAAGTTTGTAAAAGATGGTAAAAAAGTAGTGATAGGTGCAGGGGATACATTTAGAGCTGCAGCAATTGAGCAATTAGAAGAATGGTCAGATAGAGCAGGTGCAGATATCATAAAGCATGAGCAGGGAAGTGATCCAGGTGCAGTGGTATTTGATACGCTAAAAGCTGCAAAAAATAGAGATGCTGATATAGTCATAATAGATACAGCAGGAAGATTACATAATAAGAACAACCTTATGAAAGAATTAGAGAAGATAAACATCATCATAAAAAAACATGTAGGGGAAGCAGCCTATGAAAGTTTATTAGTAATAGATGGAACTACTGGTCAAAATGGCTTGAACCAAGCTAAAGTATTCAATGAGGTAACTAAATTGAGTGGCTTTGTAGTGACTAAATTAGATGGAACAGCTAAAGGTGGGATAGTATTTGCTATATCTGAAGAGTTAAAAAAACCAATTAAATTTATTGGTGTAGGAGAAGGGATAGAGGACCTCCGTGAATTTAAATCTAAAGAGTATATAGATGCTATTTTCGAATAA